Proteins encoded within one genomic window of Pygocentrus nattereri isolate fPygNat1 chromosome 9, fPygNat1.pri, whole genome shotgun sequence:
- the LOC108440016 gene encoding cytochrome P450 2J6-like isoform X2 — translation MAQYGHSWREQRRFALQTLRDFGLGRKTVEEHISEEAKYLLKEMLKQEGNPFHPIHLFMNAVSNVVCSIIFGHRFNYDNKRFAILLKLLNENVQLAGSAVSQLCNMVPIIKYLPGPQKKVLRNSFALKNFILEFVEEHKKTLDPDNLRDFTDAYLIEMIKQKSKEDSTFHVENMMTSITDLFFAGTDTTANTFRWGLIYLMEHPDVQERCHEEIIQLMGFDRFPCMGDRPQLPYTCATVYEIQRCANIVPLGAAHETTEPAQLRGYNLPKGTEVMVNLTAIMTDKEYWKYPDTFNPKNFLDEKGQFCKNDAFLPFSLGPRMCLGESLAKTELFIFFTFLIQRLKFSWPPGAPPTNMDGIGFLVRGPLPFNLICHSRETTH, via the exons ATGGCCCAATATGGTCATTCTTGGAGAGAGCAGCGGCGGTTTGCTCTGCAGACACTGCGTGACTTTGGCCTGGGAAGGAAAACTGTGGAAGAGCATATTTCAGAGGAGGCAAAATACCTCCTCAAGGAGATGCTCAAACAGGAAG GAAATCCTTTCCACCCCATCCACCTCTTTATGAACGCAGTATCTAACGTGGTCTGCTCCATCATCTTTGGACACCGTTTCAACTATGACAACAAGCGCTTTGCTATATTGCTGAAACTTCTGAATGAAAATGTTCAGCTTGCTGGATCAGCTGTTTCACAG CTTTGCAACATGGTCCCCATTATAAAATACCTTCCAGGGCCTCAGAAGAAGGTATTGCGTAATTCTTTTGCCTTAAAAAATTTTATCCTTGAATTCGTGGAGGAGCACAAGAAGACTCTAGACCCAGACAACCTCCGGGACTTCACTGATGCCTACTTGATCGAAATGATCAAG CAAAAGTCAAAAGAAGACAGTACATTCCATGTGGAGAACATGATGACTTCAATCACAGACCTTTTTTTTGCTGGGACGGACACTACAGCAAATACCTTCCGATGGGGCCTCATTTACTTGATGGAACACCCTGATGTGCAAG AGCGCTGTCATGAAGAGATCATTCAGCTGATGGGTTTTGACCGCTTTCCCTGCATGGGTGACCGCCCACAGCTCCCGTATACTTGCGCCACTGTTTATGAGATCCAGCGATGCGCTAACATTGTTCCTCTCGGTGCCGCACACGAAACCACAGAACCGGCACAGCTACGAGGATACAACCTGCCCAAG GGAACTGAAGTCATGGTCAATTTAACGGCTATCATGACTGACAAAGAGTATTGGAAGTATCCAGACACGTTCAACCCAAAGAACTTTCTAGATGAGAAGGGACAGTTCTGCAAAAATGATGCctttctcccattctctctgG GTCCAAGGATGTGTCTTGGTGAATCTCTGGCAAAGACGGAGCTCTTCATCTTCTTCACCTTTCTGATCCAACGGCTTAAGTTCTCGTGGCCTCCTGGAGCTCCGCCCACAAACATGGATGGCATTGGGTTCTTGGTTCGTGGTCCATTGCCCTTCAATCTGATCTGTCACAGCAGAGAGACCACACACTAA